A section of the Argopecten irradians isolate NY unplaced genomic scaffold, Ai_NY scaffold_0661, whole genome shotgun sequence genome encodes:
- the LOC138313360 gene encoding histone H2B: MAPKASGSKGAKKAATKAKANRGTDKKRRRKRRESYSIYIYKVLKQVHPDTGVSSKAMSIMNSFVNDIFERIAAEASRLAHYNKRSTITSREIQTAVRLLLPGELAKHAVSEGTKAVTKYTSSK; the protein is encoded by the coding sequence ATGGCACCCAAAGCAAGCGGATCTAAAGGAGCTAAGAAGGCGGCCACCAAGGCTAAGGCCAACCGTGGAACTGACAAGAAaaggaggaggaagaggagggaATCCTACAGCATCTACATCTACAAGGTGTTGAAACAGGTGCACCCCGACACCGGTGTGTCCAGCAAGGCTATGTCCATCATGAACAGCTTTGTCAACGACATCTTTGAGAGAATCGCCGCTGAGGCTTCCCGTCTCGCTCACTACAACAAGAGGTCCACCATCACCAGTCGGGAGATCCAGACAGCTGTCCGTCTCCTTTTGCCCGGTGAATTGGCCAAGCACGCCGTCAGTGAGGGAACCAAGGCTGTCACCAAGTACACCAGCTCCAAGTAA
- the LOC138313361 gene encoding histone H4, which translates to MSGRGKGGKGLGKGGAKRHRKVLRDNIQGITKPAIRRLARRGGVKRISGLIYEETRGVLKVFLENVIRDAVTYTEHAKRKTVTAMDVVYALKRQGRTLYGFGG; encoded by the coding sequence ATGTCTGGAAGAGGTAAAGGAGGAAAGGGACTCGGAAAGGGAGGTGCCAAGAGGCACAGGAAGGTGTTGCGTGATAACATCCAGGGTATCACCAAGCCCGCTATTCGTCGTCTGGCTCGCCGAGGTGGTGTGAAACGTATCTCTGGACTCATCTACGAAGAGACCCGTGGTGTCCTTAAGGTTTTCCTTGAGAATGTCATCAGGGATGCCGTTACATACACCGAGCATGCCAAGAGGAAGACTGTCACAGCTATGGATGTTGTGTACGCTCTGAAGAGGCAAGGACGTACTCTGTACGGATTTGGCGGTTAA